Proteins from a genomic interval of Musa acuminata AAA Group cultivar baxijiao chromosome BXJ1-9, Cavendish_Baxijiao_AAA, whole genome shotgun sequence:
- the LOC135593037 gene encoding serine/threonine-protein kinase BLUS1-like isoform X1: MERKKYPIRAEDYQLFEVVGQGVSASVYRALCAPLDEVVAIKIVDFERNNSDLSNIYREAQTMILIDHPNVLKAHCSFVNDHTLWVVMPYMEGGSCLHIMKSVFPNGFEEPMIATVLREVLKGLEYLHNHGHIHRDVKAGNILVDARGSVKLGDFGVSACLFDSGDRQRSRNTFVGTPCWMAPEVMEQLHGYDFKADIWSFGITALELAHGHAPFSKYPPIKVLLMTLQNAPPGLDYERDRKFSRSFRDMIAMCLVKDPSKRPSAHKLLKQPFFKQARSQDYIVRKILDGLPTLGDRHQALKAKEEDLLAQKKMLDSEKEELSQSEYKRGISAWNFDVEDLKAQASLIPENEEIRDSNERHMLEIDELQERISEATPCFSSKDGDDDAKKVMSHESTLLSTDQPGCNQRSKSDGLNNEFKTAGSSDGNVLQKNLHFNHEGNSSSESCRSDFDEKRKDNLFSQSFHERRHSVNLCSAELIPLSKGESLKKQNQLLNIGNCNGEFQTVVDTPIDVVHKPSKSAGKQCADDVDDKSKHPLVQRKGRFKVLSDKIDLDKALTPICLQKSHSMQVFSQLPSPSIQSSVEAASNLLGYSVYQHLHSILQANILQRDNILSLMKQLSPGELSSTSNPASRSTEGVSMLTSTIFTEKSLMEAATKEKELIQELCELQWRLICTQDEVKRLRFRNTQSSTSHPPHN, from the exons AGCAACATCTATCGTGAGGCACAAACTATGATCTTGATAGACCATCCTAATGTTCTCAAGGCACATTGCTCCTTTGTGAATGATCACACCTTATGGGTTGTCATGCCTTACATGGAGGGAGGATCTTGTCTTCATATAATGAAGTCTGTCTTTCCCAATGGCTTTGAGGAACCTATGATCGCAACAGTATTACGTGAAGTACTGAAAGGATTGGAATATCTTCATAATCATGGACACATTCATCGTGATGTTAAG GCTGGCAATATTCTAGTTGATGCAAGAGGTAGTGTCAAGCTTGGAGATTTTGGTGTTTCAGCTTGCCTTTTCGATTCGGGTGATAGGCAAAGATCAAGGAATACATTTGTGGGAACACCTTGCTG GATGGCACCTGAGGTGATGGAACAACTGCATGGTTATGATTTCAA GGCTGACATATGGTCTTTTGGGATTACTGCTTTGGAACTCGCTCATGGTCATGCTCCTTTCTCGAAATATCCTCCGATTAAG GTCTTGCTAATGACTTTGCAAAATGCTCCTCCAGGCCTTGACTATGAAAgagacagaaagttctcgagg TCTTTTAGGGACATGATTGCAATGTGCTTGGTGAAAGATCCTTCAAAAAGACCTTCTGCACATAAACTGTTGAAACAACCATTCTTTAAGCAAGCTAGGTCTCAAGACTACATAGTACGAAAGATTTTGGATGGGTTGCCTACTTTAGGTGATCGCCATCAAGCCCTGAAG GCAAAGGAAGAAGATTTGCTTGCACAGAAGAAAATGCTTGATAGTGAGAAGGAAGAATTATCACAG AGCGAGTATAAAAGAGGAATTAGTGCATGGAACTTTGATGTTGAGGATTTGAAGGCTCAGGCTTCATTG ATTCCAGAAAATGAGGAGATCAGGGACTCAAATGAACGCCACATGCTTGAGATTGATGAATTGCAAGAAAGAATATCAGAAGCCACACCTTGTTTCTCATCAAAGGATGGAGATGATGATGCG AAAAAAGTAATGTCACACGAATCAACTCTTTTGTCAACTGATCAACCTGGATGCAATCAAAG AAGCAAGTCTGATGGATTAAACAATGAATTTAAGACTGCTGGTTCTAGTGATGGAAATGTTCTCCAGAAAAACTTGCACTTTAACCACGAGGGAAACAGTTCTAGTGAAAGTTGCAGATCAGATTTTGATGAAAAGCGTAAAGATAATTTGTTTTCTCAATCTTTTCATGAACGGAGGCATTCTGTAAATCTGTGTTCAGCAGAACTTATCCCCTTATCAAAAGGAGAGAG TCTGAAGAAACAAAATCAGCTCTTAAATATCGGAAATTGCAATGGAGAGTTTCAGACGGTAGTTGACACACCTATTGACGTGGTGCATAAACCATCTAAATCAGCAGGCAAGCAAT GTGCTGATGATGTTGATGACAAATCAAAGCATCCACTTGTTCAGCGGAAAGGCCGTTTTAAAGTGTTGtctgataaaattgatttggatAAG GCTCTTACACCTATTTGCCTTCAGAAGAGTCATAGTATGCAG GTGTTTTCTCAACTTCCTTCACCGAGCATACAATCATCAGTTGAAGCCGCATCAAATCTTCTTGGTTATTCCGTGTATCAGCATCTGCATTCCATTTTGCAGGCAAATATACTTCAAAGG GATAACATCCTTAGCCTGATGAAGCAACTAAGCCCTGGCGAGTTATCATCGACGTCCAATCCAGCCAGTCGTTCAACCGAGGGAGTCTCCATGTTGACATCGACTATATTTACGGAGAAGTCTTTG ATGGAAGCAGCAACTAAGGAGAAGGAGCTGATACAGGAGCTTTGTGAGTTGCAGTGGAG GCTAATCTGCACGCAGGACGAAGTAAAAAGGCTTAGATTTAGAAATACTCAGTCCAGTACATCGCATCCTCCCCACAATTGA
- the LOC135593037 gene encoding uncharacterized protein LOC135593037 isoform X3 — MERKKYPIRAEDYQLFEVVGQGVSASVYRALCAPLDEVVAIKIVDFERNNSDLSNIYREAQTMILIDHPNVLKAHCSFVNDHTLWVVMPYMEGGSCLHIMKSVFPNGFEEPMIATVLREVLKGLEYLHNHGHIHRDVKAGNILVDARGSVKLGDFGVSACLFDSGDRQRSRNTFVGTPCWMAPEVMEQLHGYDFKADIWSFGITALELAHGHAPFSKYPPIKVLLMTLQNAPPGLDYERDRKFSRSFRDMIAMCLVKDPSKRPSAHKLLKQPFFKQARSQDYIVRKILDGLPTLGDRHQALKAKEEDLLAQKKMLDSEKEELSQSEYKRGISAWNFDVEDLKAQASLKMRRSGTQMNATCLRLMNCKKEYQKPHLVSHQRMEMMMRSKSDGLNNEFKTAGSSDGNVLQKNLHFNHEGNSSSESCRSDFDEKRKDNLFSQSFHERRHSVNLCSAELIPLSKGESLKKQNQLLNIGNCNGEFQTVVDTPIDVVHKPSKSAGKQCADDVDDKSKHPLVQRKGRFKVLSDKIDLDKALTPICLQKSHSMQVFSQLPSPSIQSSVEAASNLLGYSVYQHLHSILQANILQRDNILSLMKQLSPGELSSTSNPASRSTEGVSMLTSTIFTEKSLMEAATKEKELIQELCELQWRLICTQDEVKRLRFRNTQSSTSHPPHN, encoded by the exons AGCAACATCTATCGTGAGGCACAAACTATGATCTTGATAGACCATCCTAATGTTCTCAAGGCACATTGCTCCTTTGTGAATGATCACACCTTATGGGTTGTCATGCCTTACATGGAGGGAGGATCTTGTCTTCATATAATGAAGTCTGTCTTTCCCAATGGCTTTGAGGAACCTATGATCGCAACAGTATTACGTGAAGTACTGAAAGGATTGGAATATCTTCATAATCATGGACACATTCATCGTGATGTTAAG GCTGGCAATATTCTAGTTGATGCAAGAGGTAGTGTCAAGCTTGGAGATTTTGGTGTTTCAGCTTGCCTTTTCGATTCGGGTGATAGGCAAAGATCAAGGAATACATTTGTGGGAACACCTTGCTG GATGGCACCTGAGGTGATGGAACAACTGCATGGTTATGATTTCAA GGCTGACATATGGTCTTTTGGGATTACTGCTTTGGAACTCGCTCATGGTCATGCTCCTTTCTCGAAATATCCTCCGATTAAG GTCTTGCTAATGACTTTGCAAAATGCTCCTCCAGGCCTTGACTATGAAAgagacagaaagttctcgagg TCTTTTAGGGACATGATTGCAATGTGCTTGGTGAAAGATCCTTCAAAAAGACCTTCTGCACATAAACTGTTGAAACAACCATTCTTTAAGCAAGCTAGGTCTCAAGACTACATAGTACGAAAGATTTTGGATGGGTTGCCTACTTTAGGTGATCGCCATCAAGCCCTGAAG GCAAAGGAAGAAGATTTGCTTGCACAGAAGAAAATGCTTGATAGTGAGAAGGAAGAATTATCACAG AGCGAGTATAAAAGAGGAATTAGTGCATGGAACTTTGATGTTGAGGATTTGAAGGCTCAGGCTTCATTG AAAATGAGGAGATCAGGGACTCAAATGAACGCCACATGCTTGAGATTGATGAATTGCAAGAAAGAATATCAGAAGCCACACCTTGTTTCTCATCAAAGGATGGAGATGATGATGCG AAGCAAGTCTGATGGATTAAACAATGAATTTAAGACTGCTGGTTCTAGTGATGGAAATGTTCTCCAGAAAAACTTGCACTTTAACCACGAGGGAAACAGTTCTAGTGAAAGTTGCAGATCAGATTTTGATGAAAAGCGTAAAGATAATTTGTTTTCTCAATCTTTTCATGAACGGAGGCATTCTGTAAATCTGTGTTCAGCAGAACTTATCCCCTTATCAAAAGGAGAGAG TCTGAAGAAACAAAATCAGCTCTTAAATATCGGAAATTGCAATGGAGAGTTTCAGACGGTAGTTGACACACCTATTGACGTGGTGCATAAACCATCTAAATCAGCAGGCAAGCAAT GTGCTGATGATGTTGATGACAAATCAAAGCATCCACTTGTTCAGCGGAAAGGCCGTTTTAAAGTGTTGtctgataaaattgatttggatAAG GCTCTTACACCTATTTGCCTTCAGAAGAGTCATAGTATGCAG GTGTTTTCTCAACTTCCTTCACCGAGCATACAATCATCAGTTGAAGCCGCATCAAATCTTCTTGGTTATTCCGTGTATCAGCATCTGCATTCCATTTTGCAGGCAAATATACTTCAAAGG GATAACATCCTTAGCCTGATGAAGCAACTAAGCCCTGGCGAGTTATCATCGACGTCCAATCCAGCCAGTCGTTCAACCGAGGGAGTCTCCATGTTGACATCGACTATATTTACGGAGAAGTCTTTG ATGGAAGCAGCAACTAAGGAGAAGGAGCTGATACAGGAGCTTTGTGAGTTGCAGTGGAG GCTAATCTGCACGCAGGACGAAGTAAAAAGGCTTAGATTTAGAAATACTCAGTCCAGTACATCGCATCCTCCCCACAATTGA
- the LOC135593037 gene encoding serine/threonine-protein kinase BLUS1-like isoform X2, with protein MERKKYPIRAEDYQLFEVVGQGVSASVYRALCAPLDEVVAIKIVDFERNNSDLSNIYREAQTMILIDHPNVLKAHCSFVNDHTLWVVMPYMEGGSCLHIMKSVFPNGFEEPMIATVLREVLKGLEYLHNHGHIHRDVKAGNILVDARGSVKLGDFGVSACLFDSGDRQRSRNTFVGTPCWMAPEVMEQLHGYDFKADIWSFGITALELAHGHAPFSKYPPIKVLLMTLQNAPPGLDYERDRKFSRSFRDMIAMCLVKDPSKRPSAHKLLKQPFFKQARSQDYIVRKILDGLPTLGDRHQALKAKEEDLLAQKKMLDSEKEELSQSEYKRGISAWNFDVEDLKAQASLIPENEEIRDSNERHMLEIDELQERISEATPCFSSKDGDDDAKKVMSHESTLLSTDQPGCNQRSKSDGLNNEFKTAGSSDGNVLQKNLHFNHEGNSSSESCRSDFDEKRKDNLFSQSFHERRHSVNLCSAELIPLSKGESLKKQNQLLNIGNCNGEFQTVVDTPIDVVHKPSKSAGADDVDDKSKHPLVQRKGRFKVLSDKIDLDKALTPICLQKSHSMQVFSQLPSPSIQSSVEAASNLLGYSVYQHLHSILQANILQRDNILSLMKQLSPGELSSTSNPASRSTEGVSMLTSTIFTEKSLMEAATKEKELIQELCELQWRLICTQDEVKRLRFRNTQSSTSHPPHN; from the exons AGCAACATCTATCGTGAGGCACAAACTATGATCTTGATAGACCATCCTAATGTTCTCAAGGCACATTGCTCCTTTGTGAATGATCACACCTTATGGGTTGTCATGCCTTACATGGAGGGAGGATCTTGTCTTCATATAATGAAGTCTGTCTTTCCCAATGGCTTTGAGGAACCTATGATCGCAACAGTATTACGTGAAGTACTGAAAGGATTGGAATATCTTCATAATCATGGACACATTCATCGTGATGTTAAG GCTGGCAATATTCTAGTTGATGCAAGAGGTAGTGTCAAGCTTGGAGATTTTGGTGTTTCAGCTTGCCTTTTCGATTCGGGTGATAGGCAAAGATCAAGGAATACATTTGTGGGAACACCTTGCTG GATGGCACCTGAGGTGATGGAACAACTGCATGGTTATGATTTCAA GGCTGACATATGGTCTTTTGGGATTACTGCTTTGGAACTCGCTCATGGTCATGCTCCTTTCTCGAAATATCCTCCGATTAAG GTCTTGCTAATGACTTTGCAAAATGCTCCTCCAGGCCTTGACTATGAAAgagacagaaagttctcgagg TCTTTTAGGGACATGATTGCAATGTGCTTGGTGAAAGATCCTTCAAAAAGACCTTCTGCACATAAACTGTTGAAACAACCATTCTTTAAGCAAGCTAGGTCTCAAGACTACATAGTACGAAAGATTTTGGATGGGTTGCCTACTTTAGGTGATCGCCATCAAGCCCTGAAG GCAAAGGAAGAAGATTTGCTTGCACAGAAGAAAATGCTTGATAGTGAGAAGGAAGAATTATCACAG AGCGAGTATAAAAGAGGAATTAGTGCATGGAACTTTGATGTTGAGGATTTGAAGGCTCAGGCTTCATTG ATTCCAGAAAATGAGGAGATCAGGGACTCAAATGAACGCCACATGCTTGAGATTGATGAATTGCAAGAAAGAATATCAGAAGCCACACCTTGTTTCTCATCAAAGGATGGAGATGATGATGCG AAAAAAGTAATGTCACACGAATCAACTCTTTTGTCAACTGATCAACCTGGATGCAATCAAAG AAGCAAGTCTGATGGATTAAACAATGAATTTAAGACTGCTGGTTCTAGTGATGGAAATGTTCTCCAGAAAAACTTGCACTTTAACCACGAGGGAAACAGTTCTAGTGAAAGTTGCAGATCAGATTTTGATGAAAAGCGTAAAGATAATTTGTTTTCTCAATCTTTTCATGAACGGAGGCATTCTGTAAATCTGTGTTCAGCAGAACTTATCCCCTTATCAAAAGGAGAGAG TCTGAAGAAACAAAATCAGCTCTTAAATATCGGAAATTGCAATGGAGAGTTTCAGACGGTAGTTGACACACCTATTGACGTGGTGCATAAACCATCTAAATCAGCAG GTGCTGATGATGTTGATGACAAATCAAAGCATCCACTTGTTCAGCGGAAAGGCCGTTTTAAAGTGTTGtctgataaaattgatttggatAAG GCTCTTACACCTATTTGCCTTCAGAAGAGTCATAGTATGCAG GTGTTTTCTCAACTTCCTTCACCGAGCATACAATCATCAGTTGAAGCCGCATCAAATCTTCTTGGTTATTCCGTGTATCAGCATCTGCATTCCATTTTGCAGGCAAATATACTTCAAAGG GATAACATCCTTAGCCTGATGAAGCAACTAAGCCCTGGCGAGTTATCATCGACGTCCAATCCAGCCAGTCGTTCAACCGAGGGAGTCTCCATGTTGACATCGACTATATTTACGGAGAAGTCTTTG ATGGAAGCAGCAACTAAGGAGAAGGAGCTGATACAGGAGCTTTGTGAGTTGCAGTGGAG GCTAATCTGCACGCAGGACGAAGTAAAAAGGCTTAGATTTAGAAATACTCAGTCCAGTACATCGCATCCTCCCCACAATTGA